One window from the genome of Echinicola vietnamensis DSM 17526 encodes:
- the aroB gene encoding 3-dehydroquinate synthase has product MESIIFSTQIAPDLERFLKSKNFSKLGVITDSNTSQACYPLIREALPLHEHFAFEAGEVNKNLDTCQKIWQWMTDCGFDRKSLIINLGGGVTGDMGGFCASTYKRGVKFINIPTTLLSQVDASVGGKLGVDFNGFKNHIGVFNEPEAVIISAAFLSSLPLPELRSGYAEVLKHGLIRNENYFNSLKLQNWEDQRWTEIIEKSVYIKKDVVTKDPKEDGLRKILNFGHTVGHAVESFYLDTERHLLHGEAIAIGMIAEAYLSQKHIRLPKEELQSITTALLEVFGKVEIPKEDLDAIAQLCFQDKKNDGKTINCSLLKKIGECDYNIAVSLDDIIDSLHFYNNQHS; this is encoded by the coding sequence TTGGAATCTATCATTTTCTCCACGCAAATCGCACCTGATTTGGAGAGGTTCTTGAAATCAAAGAACTTCTCCAAACTCGGTGTGATCACCGATAGCAACACCTCTCAAGCCTGCTATCCGCTCATTCGGGAGGCATTGCCCCTGCATGAGCACTTTGCCTTTGAAGCAGGCGAGGTAAACAAAAACCTGGACACCTGCCAGAAAATATGGCAATGGATGACCGATTGTGGCTTTGACAGAAAATCGCTGATCATCAACCTCGGTGGTGGTGTCACAGGCGATATGGGCGGATTTTGTGCCAGCACCTATAAACGTGGCGTAAAATTCATCAATATCCCTACTACGCTACTATCCCAAGTAGATGCCAGCGTTGGCGGTAAGCTGGGAGTGGATTTTAATGGCTTCAAAAACCACATTGGGGTTTTTAACGAGCCTGAAGCAGTCATCATTTCTGCAGCTTTCCTATCTTCATTACCCCTTCCGGAACTTCGCTCGGGCTATGCCGAGGTTTTGAAGCACGGACTGATCAGAAACGAGAATTATTTTAACAGCCTTAAGCTCCAAAACTGGGAAGACCAACGCTGGACAGAGATCATCGAAAAGTCGGTATACATCAAAAAGGATGTCGTCACCAAAGATCCCAAAGAAGACGGACTGCGAAAGATCCTTAACTTCGGCCACACGGTGGGGCACGCCGTGGAGTCTTTTTATTTGGACACCGAGCGGCATTTGCTCCATGGAGAGGCCATTGCTATCGGCATGATCGCAGAAGCTTACCTTTCCCAAAAGCACATCAGGCTCCCCAAGGAAGAATTGCAATCCATCACCACAGCATTACTGGAGGTCTTTGGCAAAGTGGAAATCCCTAAAGAAGACTTGGACGCAATTGCGCAGCTTTGCTTTCAGGACAAAAAAAACGATGGAAAAACCATCAATTGCTCTTTGCTAAAAAAGATTGGTGAATGCGACTATAACATTGCCGTCAGCTTGGATGACATCATCGATTCGCTGCATTTTTACAACAACCAACATTCATGA